One region of Catenuloplanes indicus genomic DNA includes:
- a CDS encoding putative bifunctional diguanylate cyclase/phosphodiesterase — translation MSTRLARACFGVWMVALTGAYYAVPAYEGAVWAALGFSASIAVLAGVLLNRPGRALPWFLLCGVLVTFTLGDAIYNLLGGGARFPSVADAFYLLSYPLLAAALLIFIRFRSGAADRAALLDALVPTAAIALLVWVFWIGPFVRDTDLSTAEKLTAIGYPIGDVLALAMLVRLLGAPGTRHTSITALTAGVTALLGTDMLYGLHRLNRDWHTGSSIDLGWVVFYTLLGYAALDPSMTRLTAHTQAGALPRAAGWRRLATLVAAALVAPAVLVYENLDGAVSDAPVIAAFSALMFLLVIGRLAGLLADHRQISHRERVLREAGAQLVSAATPAEVAAAVRAAVAELMPPDEPYVLESAGIFTGMTREEFFADGVTLQPVEALPPTHGEPLDGFTVALRAPGPLLPEEGSSTLQFTWICLAAREPVLWRLRPVFEALVSQGTMAIDRIALGAEISRRKHESYFRTLIQNTSDVILIVGDDDRIGYASPSAANVFGTAAPTLAGTPVTDLIVGEQHERLREALQRLRAGRGQATAFDLVGLGADGRTVQVECTIQDMRDEPTVRGAVLTMRDVTERRRLESDLAHQAFHDTLTGLANRLLLQNRLEHALTLAQRDRSVVGLLFIDIDDFKVVNDTLGLVVGDRLLAAVGARIAGVVGPQETVARMGGDEFAVLIEQSHGPAEADDVAARIVEACAEPFELRYDSGGSAMVGGAVSIGVTTSVEAHDAAEMQRQADLALYVSKGDGKGRYQRYQTDLHTAMVERLEMRAALSTAVEDQQLVLQYQPIVDLATEDIVGLEALVRWQHPTRGLIGPGEFIEVAEENGAIVPIGAWVLREALLAIASWRQLVPAAPLRYVSVNVSARQFRSPGFVDEVAKVITESGVAPWRLLLEITESLLLRDDESVWQDLARLREMGVRIAIDDFGTGYSSLSYLRQMPVDILKIDKSFIDDISSSRQQRALVAAIVSIADNLNLGVVAEGVEDPAHRQMLLDMGCPFGQGYLFSPPAWPDAVLSWLNTGIRDQIAA, via the coding sequence ATGTCCACCCGACTCGCGCGGGCCTGCTTCGGCGTGTGGATGGTCGCGCTGACCGGCGCCTACTACGCGGTTCCGGCGTACGAGGGCGCGGTGTGGGCCGCGCTCGGCTTCTCCGCCTCGATCGCGGTGCTGGCCGGGGTGCTCCTCAACCGGCCGGGACGGGCGCTGCCCTGGTTCCTGCTGTGCGGCGTGCTGGTGACGTTCACGCTCGGCGATGCGATCTACAACCTGCTCGGCGGCGGTGCCCGGTTCCCGTCCGTGGCGGACGCGTTCTACCTGCTGTCCTATCCGCTGCTGGCCGCCGCACTGCTGATCTTCATCCGGTTCCGGTCCGGCGCGGCGGATCGGGCCGCGCTGCTCGACGCGCTGGTCCCGACGGCCGCTATCGCGCTGCTGGTCTGGGTGTTCTGGATCGGCCCGTTCGTCCGGGACACGGACCTGAGCACGGCGGAGAAGCTCACCGCGATCGGCTATCCGATCGGCGACGTGCTCGCGCTCGCCATGCTGGTGCGGCTGCTCGGCGCGCCCGGCACCCGGCACACCTCGATCACCGCGCTCACCGCCGGCGTGACCGCGCTGCTCGGCACCGACATGCTCTACGGCCTGCACCGGCTCAACCGGGACTGGCACACCGGCAGCTCGATCGACCTGGGTTGGGTCGTCTTCTACACGCTGCTCGGGTACGCGGCGCTGGACCCGTCGATGACCCGGCTCACCGCGCACACGCAGGCGGGAGCCCTGCCGCGGGCCGCCGGGTGGCGCCGGCTCGCCACGCTGGTCGCGGCCGCGCTGGTCGCGCCGGCCGTGCTGGTCTACGAGAACCTGGACGGCGCGGTCTCCGACGCGCCGGTCATCGCGGCGTTCTCCGCGCTGATGTTCCTGCTGGTCATCGGCCGGCTCGCCGGGCTGCTCGCGGACCACCGGCAGATCAGCCACCGGGAGCGGGTGCTGCGCGAGGCCGGTGCGCAACTCGTCTCCGCGGCCACCCCGGCCGAGGTCGCGGCCGCGGTCCGGGCCGCGGTCGCGGAGCTGATGCCGCCGGACGAGCCGTACGTGCTGGAGAGCGCCGGCATCTTCACCGGCATGACCCGGGAGGAGTTCTTCGCGGACGGCGTCACGCTGCAACCGGTCGAGGCGCTACCGCCGACGCACGGCGAACCGCTGGACGGCTTCACGGTCGCGCTGCGCGCACCGGGACCGCTACTGCCCGAGGAGGGCTCGTCCACGCTGCAGTTCACCTGGATCTGCCTGGCCGCGCGCGAGCCGGTGCTGTGGCGGCTGCGACCGGTGTTCGAGGCGCTGGTGTCGCAGGGCACGATGGCGATCGACCGGATAGCGCTCGGCGCGGAGATCAGCCGGCGGAAGCACGAGTCCTACTTCCGGACGCTGATCCAGAACACGTCCGACGTGATCCTGATCGTCGGCGACGACGACCGGATCGGGTACGCCAGCCCGTCCGCCGCGAACGTCTTCGGCACGGCCGCGCCCACGCTGGCCGGCACGCCGGTCACCGACCTGATCGTGGGCGAGCAGCACGAACGGCTGCGCGAGGCACTGCAGCGACTGCGCGCCGGCCGGGGGCAGGCGACCGCGTTCGACCTGGTCGGGCTGGGCGCGGACGGCCGCACCGTGCAGGTCGAGTGCACGATCCAGGACATGCGCGACGAGCCGACCGTACGCGGCGCCGTGTTGACCATGCGCGACGTCACCGAGCGCCGCCGACTGGAGAGCGACCTCGCCCACCAGGCCTTCCACGACACGCTGACCGGCCTGGCGAACCGGCTGCTGCTGCAGAACCGGCTGGAGCACGCGCTCACGCTGGCCCAGCGCGACCGGTCCGTGGTCGGCTTGCTGTTCATCGACATCGACGACTTCAAGGTGGTCAACGACACGCTCGGCCTGGTCGTCGGCGATCGGCTGCTGGCCGCGGTCGGCGCCCGGATCGCCGGCGTGGTCGGCCCGCAGGAGACCGTGGCCCGGATGGGCGGCGACGAGTTCGCGGTGCTGATCGAGCAGTCGCACGGCCCGGCCGAGGCGGACGACGTGGCCGCCCGGATCGTCGAGGCGTGCGCGGAACCGTTCGAGCTGCGCTACGACAGCGGCGGCTCCGCGATGGTCGGCGGTGCGGTCAGCATCGGCGTCACCACCAGCGTGGAGGCGCACGACGCGGCCGAGATGCAACGCCAGGCCGACCTCGCGCTGTACGTCTCGAAGGGCGACGGGAAAGGTCGCTACCAGCGCTACCAGACCGACCTGCACACCGCGATGGTGGAGCGGCTGGAGATGCGGGCCGCGCTCAGCACCGCGGTCGAGGACCAGCAACTGGTCCTGCAGTACCAGCCGATCGTGGACCTGGCCACCGAGGACATCGTCGGGCTGGAGGCGCTGGTCCGCTGGCAGCACCCGACCCGCGGCCTGATCGGGCCGGGCGAGTTCATCGAGGTCGCGGAGGAGAACGGCGCGATCGTGCCGATCGGCGCCTGGGTGCTGCGCGAGGCGCTGCTGGCCATCGCGAGCTGGCGGCAACTCGTCCCGGCCGCGCCGCTGCGCTACGTCTCGGTGAACGTCTCCGCGCGGCAGTTCCGCAGCCCCGGATTCGTCGACGAGGTGGCCAAGGTGATCACGGAGAGCGGCGTGGCACCGTGGCGCCTGCTGTTGGAGATCACCGAGAGCCTGCTGCTGCGCGACGACGAGTCGGTCTGGCAGGACCTGGCCCGGCTGCGCGAGATGGGCGTGCGGATCGCGATCGACGACTTCGGCACCGGCTACTCCTCGCTCAGCTACCTCCGCCAGATGCCGGTCGACATCCTGAAGATCGACAAATCGTTCATCGACGACATCTCCAGCAGCCGGCAGCAGCGCGCGCTGGTCGCCGCGATCGTCAGCATCGCCGACAACCTCAACCTCGGCGTGGTCGCGGAGGGCGTCGAGGACCCGGCGCACAGGCAGATGCTGCTGGACATGGGCTGCCCGTTCGGCCAGGGCTATCTCTTCTCACCCCCGGCCTGGCCGGACGCGGTCCTCTCCTGGCTCAACACCGGCATCCGCGACCAGATCGCCGCCTGA
- a CDS encoding AMP-binding protein yields the protein MAVSAQRWPERALLCERTVAGWHELAPAELQTRISKRAGGLLAAGLGAGDRIAILGPPGYEWAVTDLAAWWIGAIPVALQEEVPGEQLDWMLRCCGAAACVVTVDDPALTTRVAAAGLPHAWQAGVGGPLTPLSALDVPTLGTIPPAAMPSGAVATVVYTSGVGGRPAACRLTHANLDTAARAIREALPQLFGGEPRTVLSALPLSHIFGRIVHLAALIGGARVAHTGPERILADLAELRPAVLAAPPRFFEHLWGRHLGGDDAAERAALAGTGGLRGRLRRGRHERAFAALREALGGRTEYLITGGAPVSDRLGRLYHGAGLPLLTGYGLTEATAAVTLNTPALHRPGTVGTPLPGVEVRVSPDGEVFVRGPGVFPGYDGPSEVDREPVVDASGWLHTGDLGALDDDGYLRIAGSVEDMITLQSGRRVAAVALEEAVRAHPLVAHCLAVGERRPYVAGLIALEESAVRRAFPDAESPAADPRVIEAIRVAIDAANARTSAAEQIRRFEILPGGLSRRSGHLTPTLRPRRRLLSALFATEIERLYAVETQPQVLLEEPVEAVAIEARAVTAKGPHGLLLRPTSVGVVAGRRVAVAGPPGHGHTALALALGGRLEPGAGDVTLDGRHSGKRLREAVALVDVPGISEPDEMLPLAAVVGEELSMARARAGRRAVREWLDRHGALVYAETRTEHVPGPVRTRVLAELAALRPGVGVLVLTLPDRHGGGPGAWWDLAGVLAARGYGVIVQCTDTSAELLGLRAVRLGNADPDAPAAGGFTIGTVRRRELGTSGLTRDTASMGRHTEEIS from the coding sequence GTGGCGGTGTCGGCGCAGCGGTGGCCGGAGCGCGCCCTCCTCTGTGAACGGACCGTCGCCGGCTGGCATGAACTTGCTCCCGCCGAGCTGCAGACCCGGATCAGCAAGCGGGCGGGCGGGCTGCTCGCGGCCGGGCTCGGCGCGGGGGACCGGATCGCGATCCTGGGCCCGCCGGGGTACGAGTGGGCGGTCACGGACCTGGCGGCCTGGTGGATCGGGGCGATTCCGGTCGCGTTGCAGGAGGAGGTGCCCGGTGAGCAGCTGGACTGGATGCTGCGGTGCTGCGGCGCGGCTGCCTGCGTGGTCACCGTCGACGATCCGGCGCTGACCACGCGGGTGGCGGCGGCCGGTCTGCCGCACGCCTGGCAGGCCGGTGTGGGCGGGCCGCTGACGCCGCTGTCCGCGCTGGACGTGCCGACGCTCGGCACGATTCCGCCGGCCGCGATGCCGTCCGGTGCGGTCGCCACCGTCGTCTACACGTCCGGCGTCGGTGGGCGGCCCGCGGCCTGCCGGCTCACCCACGCGAATCTCGACACGGCCGCGCGCGCGATCCGGGAGGCGCTGCCGCAGCTGTTCGGCGGCGAGCCGCGCACGGTGCTGTCCGCGCTGCCGCTGTCGCACATTTTCGGGCGGATCGTGCACCTGGCGGCGCTGATCGGCGGCGCGCGGGTCGCGCACACCGGTCCGGAGCGGATCCTGGCCGATCTCGCCGAGCTGCGGCCCGCGGTGCTGGCCGCGCCGCCGCGCTTCTTCGAGCACCTGTGGGGCCGGCACCTGGGCGGCGACGACGCGGCCGAGCGGGCCGCGCTGGCCGGGACCGGCGGGCTGCGCGGACGGCTGCGGCGCGGGCGGCACGAGCGGGCGTTCGCGGCGCTGCGGGAGGCGCTCGGCGGCCGGACCGAGTACCTGATCACGGGTGGCGCACCGGTCAGCGACCGGCTCGGCCGGCTGTACCACGGTGCGGGCCTGCCGCTGCTCACCGGCTACGGGCTGACCGAGGCCACCGCCGCGGTCACGCTGAACACGCCGGCGCTGCACCGGCCCGGCACGGTCGGCACGCCGCTGCCCGGCGTCGAGGTGCGAGTCAGCCCGGACGGTGAGGTCTTCGTGCGCGGCCCGGGCGTCTTCCCCGGCTACGACGGACCGTCCGAGGTCGACCGGGAGCCGGTGGTGGACGCGTCCGGCTGGCTGCACACCGGTGACCTCGGCGCGCTGGATGACGACGGCTACCTGCGGATCGCCGGCAGCGTCGAGGACATGATCACGCTGCAGTCCGGGCGGCGCGTCGCCGCGGTCGCGCTGGAGGAGGCGGTACGCGCACACCCGCTGGTCGCGCACTGCCTGGCGGTCGGCGAGCGACGGCCGTACGTCGCGGGGCTGATCGCACTGGAGGAGAGCGCCGTCCGGCGCGCGTTCCCGGACGCGGAGAGCCCGGCCGCGGACCCACGGGTGATCGAGGCGATCCGGGTGGCGATCGACGCGGCCAACGCGCGGACGTCGGCGGCCGAGCAGATCCGCCGGTTCGAGATCCTGCCCGGCGGCCTGTCCCGGCGGTCCGGCCACCTCACGCCCACGCTCCGGCCGCGCCGCCGGCTGCTCTCCGCGCTGTTCGCCACGGAGATCGAGCGACTGTACGCGGTGGAGACCCAGCCGCAGGTGCTGCTGGAGGAACCGGTCGAGGCGGTGGCGATCGAGGCCCGCGCGGTCACCGCGAAAGGGCCGCACGGGCTGCTGCTGCGGCCGACCAGCGTCGGCGTGGTCGCGGGCCGCCGGGTCGCGGTCGCCGGGCCGCCCGGCCACGGCCACACCGCGCTCGCGCTGGCGCTCGGCGGCCGGCTGGAACCGGGCGCCGGCGACGTCACGCTGGACGGCCGGCACTCCGGGAAGCGGCTGCGCGAGGCGGTGGCACTGGTCGACGTGCCCGGTATCAGCGAACCGGACGAGATGCTGCCGCTCGCGGCCGTGGTCGGCGAGGAACTGTCGATGGCGCGAGCCCGGGCCGGCCGGCGGGCGGTCCGGGAGTGGCTGGACCGGCACGGCGCGCTGGTCTACGCGGAGACCCGCACCGAGCACGTGCCGGGCCCGGTGCGCACCCGCGTGCTCGCCGAACTGGCCGCGCTCCGGCCCGGTGTCGGCGTGCTCGTGCTGACCCTCCCGGACCGGCACGGCGGCGGGCCCGGCGCCTGGTGGGACCTGGCCGGCGTGCTCGCGGCGCGCGGCTACGGCGTGATCGTGCAGTGCACGGACACCTCGGCGGAGCTGCTCGGACTGCGCGCGGTCCGGCTCGGCAACGCCGACCCGGACGCACCGGCGGCCGGTGGCTTCACCATCGGCACGGTCCGCCGCCGGGAGCTGGGCACGTCCGGCCTGACCCGGGACACCGCATCGATGGGCCGACACACCGAGGAGATTTCGTGA
- a CDS encoding YhgE/Pip domain-containing protein: protein MSAVRLAVSELRRLTAGRTPRLVVLALAAVPLLYGGLYLYANSDPYARLDRVPAALVIDDVGATQRDGSLMQAGAQVGTELVEDGAFDWRRTTADAAEAGVRDGEFDFALRIPADFSAALISTTEAVEGGGPPRAGTIVLTTNDANNYVVHTIAAQVATKIQDSLSRQIGTRAAERFLLGFQHIYERTSEAADGADKLAEGAGKAHDGAEKIANSSAKLAGGDHDLLGSARDLAAAAQAGGAGARTLATGADDLAGGLSTLRTSSAALPGSARTLADGAASVAAGAREAATAAGGFADPDVPAGAAVSSPDAELTGRLAALGVPEGEVAALGARLDEIRAALATSRANMAALATRLDSLALGAEQVDAGATALARTVPGFTAGINDAAVGAAALNTGATRLADGSDTISKGAIALRDGLAASASGSAKLADGSADLEQGLGTLATNARDLATGLRGGLAEIPRLDDSTRAATAGTIADPVDVQTVRQNEAANYGAGLAPFFLSLAAWIGGYVLFLLVRPLSTRAMAANQSGLRVAVGGWLAPALLGAAQMGLLFAVVLFPLRFDPVHPAGMAAFMMLASATFIAIIHMLNAWLGAVGQFLGLVLMVLQLVSAGGTFPWQTIPAPLHGLHHVLPMSYSVEGLRHLMYGGDLMAVGRAVSILVAYLLGALLLTALGARRHRVWTVARIKPEVVL, encoded by the coding sequence GTGAGTGCTGTCCGGTTGGCCGTCTCGGAGCTGCGCAGGCTCACCGCCGGCCGTACCCCGAGGCTGGTGGTACTGGCGCTGGCCGCGGTCCCGCTGCTCTACGGCGGTCTGTACCTCTACGCGAACTCCGACCCGTACGCGCGGCTGGACCGGGTGCCGGCCGCGCTGGTGATCGACGACGTCGGCGCCACCCAGCGGGACGGCTCGCTGATGCAGGCCGGTGCGCAGGTCGGCACGGAACTCGTCGAGGACGGCGCGTTCGACTGGCGGCGCACCACCGCGGACGCGGCGGAGGCCGGTGTCCGGGACGGCGAGTTCGACTTCGCACTGCGCATCCCGGCCGACTTCTCCGCCGCGCTGATCTCCACCACCGAGGCGGTCGAGGGCGGCGGTCCGCCGCGTGCCGGCACGATCGTGCTGACCACCAACGACGCGAACAACTATGTGGTGCACACGATCGCGGCGCAGGTCGCCACGAAGATCCAGGACTCGCTGTCCCGCCAGATCGGCACGCGCGCGGCCGAGCGGTTCCTGCTCGGTTTCCAGCACATCTACGAGCGGACGTCCGAGGCGGCGGACGGTGCGGACAAGCTCGCCGAGGGCGCGGGCAAGGCGCACGACGGCGCGGAGAAGATCGCGAACAGCAGCGCCAAACTGGCCGGCGGCGACCACGACCTGCTCGGCAGCGCTCGTGACCTGGCCGCGGCGGCGCAGGCCGGTGGCGCCGGCGCGCGCACGCTGGCCACCGGCGCGGACGACCTCGCCGGTGGGCTGAGCACGCTGCGCACGTCGTCGGCCGCGCTGCCCGGGTCGGCACGCACGCTCGCGGACGGCGCCGCGTCGGTCGCGGCCGGCGCGCGCGAGGCTGCCACCGCGGCCGGTGGGTTCGCCGATCCTGATGTGCCGGCCGGTGCCGCCGTGAGCAGCCCCGACGCCGAGTTGACCGGGCGGCTGGCCGCGCTCGGGGTGCCCGAGGGGGAGGTGGCCGCGCTCGGCGCCAGGCTGGACGAGATCCGCGCCGCGCTGGCCACCTCACGGGCGAACATGGCCGCGCTCGCCACCCGGCTCGACTCGCTCGCGCTCGGCGCGGAACAGGTCGACGCGGGCGCGACCGCGCTGGCCCGTACCGTGCCCGGGTTCACCGCCGGCATCAACGACGCCGCGGTCGGCGCGGCCGCGCTGAACACCGGCGCCACCCGGCTCGCGGACGGTAGCGACACGATCAGCAAGGGCGCGATCGCGCTCCGGGACGGTCTCGCCGCGTCCGCCAGCGGTTCCGCGAAGCTCGCGGACGGTTCGGCGGATCTGGAGCAGGGCCTCGGCACGCTCGCCACGAACGCCCGCGACCTGGCCACCGGCCTGCGCGGCGGACTGGCCGAGATCCCGAGGCTGGACGACAGCACGCGCGCCGCCACCGCCGGCACCATCGCCGACCCGGTCGACGTGCAGACCGTGCGCCAGAACGAGGCCGCCAACTACGGCGCCGGCCTAGCGCCGTTCTTCCTCTCGCTGGCCGCGTGGATCGGCGGGTACGTGCTGTTCCTGCTGGTCCGTCCGCTCTCGACGCGTGCGATGGCGGCCAACCAGTCCGGCCTGCGGGTCGCGGTCGGCGGCTGGCTCGCGCCCGCGCTGCTCGGTGCCGCGCAGATGGGCCTGCTCTTCGCGGTCGTGCTGTTCCCGCTGCGGTTCGATCCGGTGCACCCGGCCGGCATGGCCGCGTTCATGATGCTGGCGTCCGCCACGTTCATCGCGATCATCCACATGCTCAACGCCTGGCTCGGCGCGGTCGGCCAGTTCCTCGGCCTGGTGCTGATGGTCCTGCAGCTGGTCAGCGCGGGCGGTACGTTCCCGTGGCAGACCATCCCGGCACCGCTGCACGGGCTGCACCACGTGCTGCCGATGAGCTACTCGGTCGAGGGCCTGCGCCATCTGATGTACGGCGGCGACCTGATGGCGGTCGGCCGCGCGGTCTCCATCCTGGTCGCGTACCTGCTGGGCGCGTTGCTGCTCACGGCGCTCGGCGCGCGCCGCCACCGAGTGTGGACGGTGGCCCGGATCAAACCCGAGGTGGTGCTCTGA
- a CDS encoding ABC transporter permease — MTGTVELERPATLPASHEGRGHRRASLLTLTGVELRKLADTRAGLWLLIVIALCVVLTHVVMLATEEPRSAANFAELMGFAQIPVSILLPVLGILAMTGEWSQRTALTTFALVPARGRVIAAKLLAAIVIALITTAVTAGTSALANLVAIAVDGDGSWTLQPEALLGFVALEIAYVLMGSAFGALLLNSPLAIVLYFVVPTLWSTLGAMISRLRDVAAWLDMNTTSLPIGNADVTSGEWARFGVSALFWVAVPLVLGTIRIMRREVN, encoded by the coding sequence ATGACCGGGACCGTGGAGCTGGAGAGGCCGGCCACGCTGCCGGCCTCGCACGAGGGACGCGGCCACAGGCGGGCCTCGCTGCTCACGCTGACCGGCGTGGAGCTGCGCAAGCTCGCGGACACCCGGGCCGGCCTCTGGCTGCTGATCGTGATCGCGCTTTGCGTGGTGCTGACGCACGTGGTCATGCTGGCCACCGAGGAGCCGCGGAGCGCCGCGAACTTCGCCGAGCTGATGGGCTTCGCGCAGATCCCGGTCAGCATCCTGCTGCCGGTGCTGGGCATCCTGGCGATGACCGGCGAATGGTCGCAGCGGACCGCGCTGACCACGTTCGCGCTGGTCCCGGCGCGGGGCCGGGTGATCGCCGCGAAGCTGCTGGCCGCAATCGTGATCGCGCTGATCACCACGGCGGTGACCGCGGGCACGTCCGCGCTGGCGAATCTGGTCGCGATCGCGGTGGACGGCGACGGCTCCTGGACGCTCCAGCCGGAGGCACTGCTCGGCTTCGTCGCACTGGAGATCGCGTACGTCCTGATGGGTTCCGCGTTCGGCGCGCTGCTGCTCAACTCGCCGCTGGCGATCGTGCTCTACTTCGTGGTCCCGACGCTGTGGAGCACGCTCGGCGCGATGATCTCCCGGCTCCGCGACGTGGCCGCGTGGCTGGACATGAACACCACCTCGCTGCCGATCGGCAACGCGGATGTGACGTCCGGCGAGTGGGCCCGGTTCGGCGTGTCCGCGCTGTTCTGGGTGGCGGTCCCGCTCGTCCTCGGCACGATCCGGATCATGCGCCGTGAGGTGAACTGA
- a CDS encoding ABC transporter ATP-binding protein, with the protein MITADHLTKRYGAHTAVDDVSFTCEPGTVTGFLGPNGAGKSTTMRMICGLTAPSAGSATVAGVPFRRLDNPGRRIGVLLDASAQHGGRTGREVLSLSAMTMGVPRSRVSAVLDLVGLDGKAARKRVRQYSLGMRQRLGLAHALLGEPGILILDEPANGLDPEGIFWMRGLLRDFADRGGTVLLSSHLLREVDAVADRLVMIGGGRIVAQGDKAELLAGGGTLVRAVDPAALVTALDRAGLSHTRTQDGALLVSAEPGAIGWAAAENNVVLLELRPADGGGLEQMFLSLTAAPAAAGDAVKEGAR; encoded by the coding sequence ATGATTACGGCTGACCACCTGACGAAACGGTACGGCGCGCACACCGCCGTCGACGATGTCTCGTTCACCTGCGAGCCCGGCACGGTCACCGGCTTCCTCGGCCCGAACGGCGCGGGCAAGTCCACCACCATGCGCATGATCTGTGGACTCACCGCACCCTCGGCGGGCAGCGCGACCGTGGCGGGCGTGCCGTTCCGGCGCCTCGACAACCCGGGCCGCCGGATCGGTGTGCTGCTGGACGCGTCCGCGCAGCACGGCGGCCGTACCGGCCGGGAGGTGTTGTCGCTGTCCGCGATGACCATGGGCGTGCCGCGATCCCGGGTGTCGGCCGTGCTGGACCTGGTCGGGCTGGACGGCAAGGCCGCGCGCAAGCGGGTACGCCAGTACTCGCTCGGCATGCGACAGCGGCTCGGCCTGGCTCACGCGCTGCTCGGCGAGCCCGGCATCCTGATCCTGGACGAGCCGGCGAACGGCCTCGACCCGGAGGGCATCTTCTGGATGCGCGGCCTGCTGCGTGACTTCGCCGACCGGGGCGGCACCGTGCTGCTCTCCTCGCACCTGCTGCGCGAGGTGGACGCGGTCGCGGACCGGCTGGTGATGATCGGCGGCGGCCGGATCGTGGCGCAGGGTGACAAGGCCGAGCTGCTGGCCGGCGGCGGGACGCTGGTCCGCGCGGTGGACCCGGCCGCGCTGGTCACCGCGCTGGACCGCGCCGGGCTGTCCCACACCCGGACCCAGGACGGCGCGCTGCTGGTCAGCGCGGAACCGGGCGCGATCGGGTGGGCCGCGGCCGAGAACAACGTGGTGCTGCTGGAACTCCGGCCCGCCGACGGCGGCGGCCTGGAGCAGATGTTCCTGAGCCTGACGGCCGCACCGGCCGCCGCGGGCGACGCTGTCAAGGAGGGCGCGCGATGA
- a CDS encoding sensor histidine kinase, which yields MVATSLLGALDALDDDEPVRPRTTRDWVVDSLTFLFATGFAIAVTAQEFYGWGADGVRRGPAWLLCVDLALSLVLCVALWWRRRRPVSLALLGVLFGVFSAASGGAALIILFSVAVHRRFPVAAALTALNVAPTLVYAAVRPDPAIGYWATIAWTAVFASINLLWGSLIRSRRQLVRSLRDRAERAEAEQQLRVAQARQLERTRIAREMHDVLAHRISLLSLHAGALEIRPDAPAAEVAKAAGVIRASAHQALQDLREVIGVLREPAPTGEPERPQPTLADLTALVEESRAAGTRVTLELPDGPENPPDAVGRTAYRMVQEGLTNARKHAPGALVTVSVAGVPGSGLTIRVRNPGPLTVGAPVLPGAGTGLVGLTERATLAGGRLDHRREPGGGFTLEAWLPWPKT from the coding sequence ATGGTGGCGACCTCACTGCTCGGTGCGCTGGACGCGCTGGACGACGACGAGCCGGTCCGCCCGCGCACCACCCGGGACTGGGTGGTCGACTCGCTGACGTTCCTCTTCGCGACGGGCTTCGCGATCGCGGTGACCGCGCAGGAGTTCTACGGCTGGGGCGCGGACGGCGTCCGCCGCGGCCCGGCCTGGCTGCTCTGCGTGGATCTCGCGCTCAGCCTGGTGCTCTGCGTCGCGCTCTGGTGGCGCCGCCGCCGTCCGGTGTCGCTGGCGCTGCTCGGCGTGCTCTTCGGCGTCTTCTCCGCGGCCAGCGGCGGCGCCGCGTTGATCATCCTGTTCAGCGTGGCCGTGCACCGCCGCTTCCCGGTCGCGGCCGCGCTGACCGCGCTCAACGTCGCGCCCACGCTGGTCTACGCGGCGGTACGGCCGGACCCGGCGATCGGCTACTGGGCGACCATCGCCTGGACCGCGGTCTTCGCGTCGATCAACCTGCTCTGGGGTTCACTGATCCGGTCCCGCCGGCAGCTGGTCCGCTCGCTGCGGGACCGGGCCGAGCGCGCCGAGGCCGAGCAGCAGCTGCGCGTGGCACAGGCCCGGCAGCTGGAACGGACCCGAATCGCGCGCGAGATGCACGACGTGCTCGCGCACCGGATCTCGCTGCTCAGCCTGCACGCGGGCGCGCTGGAGATCCGGCCGGACGCCCCGGCCGCCGAGGTGGCCAAGGCCGCCGGCGTGATCCGGGCCAGCGCGCACCAGGCGTTGCAGGACCTGCGCGAGGTGATCGGCGTGCTGCGCGAGCCCGCGCCCACCGGTGAGCCGGAGCGGCCGCAGCCGACGCTGGCGGACCTGACCGCGCTGGTCGAGGAGTCGCGCGCGGCCGGCACCCGGGTCACGCTGGAGCTGCCGGACGGTCCGGAGAACCCGCCGGACGCGGTGGGGCGCACGGCGTACCGGATGGTCCAGGAGGGTTTGACGAACGCCCGCAAGCACGCGCCCGGCGCGCTGGTCACGGTGTCGGTCGCGGGCGTGCCCGGCTCCGGCCTGACGATCCGGGTGCGCAACCCCGGCCCGCTCACGGTCGGAGCGCCGGTGCTGCCCGGCGCGGGGACCGGCCTGGTCGGGCTGACCGAGCGTGCCACACTGGCCGGTGGACGACTCGATCATCGCCGCGAGCCCGGCGGCGGCTTCACGCTGGAGGCATGGCTGCCGTGGCCGAAGACCTGA